The Fictibacillus arsenicus genome contains a region encoding:
- a CDS encoding ANTAR domain-containing response regulator codes for MKPKIIVIEDEAILRMDLKEMLTDAGYDVIAEGDNGEKAIELAHQFKPDLMIMDIKMPKMDGLKASRIIAKQSKTPILMLTAFSQKEFVEDAKKANVLGYLVKPISEANLVPAVEIALSQAQQRVQFEDELLQKDKKMNARKQIERAKGVLMKVKKLNEQAAYEKMRNFSMKQQVSLERTANAILKKYANDM; via the coding sequence TTGAAACCTAAAATCATTGTGATTGAAGATGAAGCGATTTTGCGAATGGATCTAAAAGAAATGCTTACCGATGCAGGCTATGACGTGATTGCAGAAGGTGATAACGGAGAAAAAGCAATTGAGCTTGCTCACCAGTTCAAGCCTGATTTAATGATCATGGATATTAAAATGCCGAAGATGGACGGGCTAAAAGCAAGCCGGATTATCGCCAAACAAAGTAAAACCCCGATTTTGATGCTGACGGCATTCAGCCAGAAGGAGTTTGTGGAAGATGCGAAAAAAGCCAATGTGCTTGGATATCTTGTAAAGCCCATCTCTGAGGCGAATCTGGTACCCGCAGTAGAAATCGCACTCTCTCAAGCTCAGCAGCGTGTGCAATTTGAAGATGAACTTTTACAAAAAGATAAAAAAATGAATGCCCGAAAGCAGATTGAACGTGCAAAAGGCGTCCTCATGAAAGTGAAGAAGCTGAACGAACAAGCTGCATATGAAAAGATGCGAAACTTCAGCATGAAACAGCAAGTCTCGCTTGAACGCACAGCAAATGCCATTTTAAAAAAGTACGCGAATGATATGTGA
- a CDS encoding glutamine synthetase family protein, whose translation MSQETIVNLSKEDAKKTGLISKETLLSLLEDGSIDTVNLAICDMQGRLMGKRLTADYCLENNLDKGTHFCNYLLGTDFEMNTPDGYEMMNWENGYGDWLALPDWSTLRIVPWADRTAIVFCDVYDEKTGDPIPIAPRTLLKNQIEKAAAKGFELNMASELEFYLFKESFEDLHQKGYEDVETAGHINEDYNLLQGTRNEPFYQKIRRNMAKADIPIESSKGEAFKGQHEINMRYSHALNAADNHIMFKHGMKEICMQDNLSVTFMAKPNHQWTGSSGHIHLSLWDKRAGENVFYDPDSGNHNMSETMQHFLAGVLKYSRDFALFFAPYVNSYKRYAQESWAPVNIIWSHDNRSSGYRIVGNGKSLRMETRIPGADMNPYLAYTALIGAGLQGIEERLELEPEFKGNAYKDKNIPRIPGSLYEAIQCWEDSEVVQKVLGEKAASHYLFTAKLEQKQFDRIVTKWERQRYFEQC comes from the coding sequence ATGAGTCAAGAAACAATCGTAAATTTATCCAAGGAAGACGCAAAGAAAACAGGATTGATCTCTAAAGAAACCTTGCTTTCATTGCTGGAAGACGGATCGATCGACACCGTGAATCTAGCAATCTGTGATATGCAAGGGCGACTGATGGGAAAGCGTCTGACGGCTGACTATTGTTTAGAAAACAACCTCGATAAAGGAACACATTTTTGCAACTATCTGCTTGGTACAGACTTTGAAATGAACACGCCTGACGGCTACGAAATGATGAACTGGGAGAACGGCTACGGTGACTGGCTCGCCCTTCCCGACTGGTCAACGCTCCGTATCGTGCCTTGGGCGGACCGTACCGCCATCGTTTTTTGCGATGTGTACGACGAAAAGACCGGTGATCCCATCCCGATTGCGCCTCGTACCCTTTTGAAGAACCAAATTGAAAAAGCAGCAGCAAAAGGCTTCGAACTCAACATGGCAAGTGAACTCGAATTCTATCTGTTCAAAGAGTCCTTTGAAGATCTTCATCAAAAAGGCTATGAAGATGTTGAGACGGCTGGACACATAAACGAAGATTACAACCTTCTTCAAGGGACACGAAACGAACCGTTTTATCAAAAAATACGCCGGAACATGGCCAAAGCGGATATCCCAATTGAGTCTTCAAAAGGTGAGGCGTTTAAAGGACAGCATGAGATTAACATGCGTTATTCCCACGCACTAAACGCTGCCGACAACCACATCATGTTCAAACACGGCATGAAAGAAATATGTATGCAAGACAATTTATCTGTCACGTTTATGGCAAAGCCAAACCACCAATGGACAGGCTCGAGCGGCCACATCCACCTGAGCCTTTGGGACAAGCGTGCGGGCGAGAATGTTTTTTATGATCCGGATAGCGGCAATCATAACATGTCTGAAACGATGCAGCATTTTTTAGCTGGTGTCTTAAAATACTCACGTGATTTTGCCCTGTTTTTCGCTCCATACGTGAACTCGTATAAAAGATACGCTCAAGAAAGCTGGGCCCCAGTTAACATCATCTGGAGTCATGACAACCGTTCATCCGGCTACCGAATTGTAGGTAACGGAAAAAGTCTCCGCATGGAAACACGTATTCCAGGAGCGGATATGAATCCTTATTTAGCCTATACCGCATTGATCGGCGCTGGGCTTCAAGGCATTGAGGAACGTTTAGAACTCGAACCTGAATTCAAAGGCAACGCTTATAAAGATAAAAACATTCCGCGTATTCCAGGTTCGCTATATGAGGCCATCCAATGCTGGGAAGATAGTGAAGTCGTTCAAAAAGTGTTGGGCGAAAAAGCAGCCTCCCACTACCTCTTTACCGCAAAACTAGAACAAAAACAGTTTGATCGTATCGTTACAAAATGGGAACGCCAGCGTTATTTCGAGCAGTGCTAG
- a CDS encoding M20 metallopeptidase family protein, with protein sequence MSFLQLAESIKHRIVEYRRHLHQYPELSFSEYKTAEFVANILEENNIEVLRSVAETGVVGLIKGDSPGKTIALRADMDALPIQEQTNLNFSSNNPGVMHACGHDFHTSILLGVAILLNQHRHLIKGNIKLIFQPAEEKLTGAKKMIGKGVLQNPNVDGIMALHCWPDLPAGTIGIRKGPITAAADFIDITIHGTAGHAAHPHKCVDPIVIAGHVVSTLQTVISREVAPTDPAVLTIGKINGGTAPNVIPSTVHLSGMIRTVSPDLQKRMPEIINRVVTKTAESMNGEAELTYTMATPPLISDAAMVELIDSVVSETLGQDRLVYLENPSLGSEDFSFYAEQVPGVLFRLGTHNKKPESKLSLHNAGVVFDENALTTGVSVMCEAAVRFLSPQTTSKQTLTGKV encoded by the coding sequence GTGTCTTTTTTACAGTTAGCAGAATCCATCAAGCACCGAATCGTCGAATACCGTCGTCACCTGCACCAATATCCGGAACTGAGTTTTTCCGAATACAAAACCGCTGAATTTGTTGCAAATATTCTTGAAGAAAACAACATCGAGGTGTTAAGGAGCGTAGCCGAAACTGGTGTTGTCGGACTCATAAAGGGAGATTCACCGGGTAAAACCATTGCACTGCGGGCAGATATGGACGCACTCCCGATCCAGGAACAGACCAACCTCAATTTCAGCTCAAACAACCCAGGTGTTATGCATGCTTGCGGACACGATTTCCACACATCAATCCTACTAGGCGTTGCGATACTATTGAACCAGCATCGTCACCTGATCAAAGGAAACATCAAGCTTATCTTCCAGCCGGCTGAAGAAAAATTGACAGGTGCAAAAAAGATGATCGGAAAAGGCGTGCTTCAAAACCCCAACGTGGATGGGATTATGGCGCTGCACTGCTGGCCTGATCTTCCTGCCGGTACGATCGGAATCAGAAAAGGACCGATTACAGCAGCTGCTGATTTTATTGATATTACGATTCATGGAACAGCCGGTCACGCCGCTCATCCTCATAAGTGTGTAGATCCGATCGTTATCGCAGGTCATGTTGTTTCGACCTTGCAAACCGTGATTTCACGTGAGGTTGCACCTACTGACCCAGCCGTCCTCACCATCGGAAAAATTAACGGCGGTACAGCACCTAACGTGATTCCTTCGACCGTTCATTTGTCTGGCATGATTCGGACGGTAAGCCCTGATCTTCAAAAAAGAATGCCTGAAATCATTAATAGAGTTGTAACAAAAACAGCGGAAAGCATGAACGGTGAAGCTGAATTGACTTACACGATGGCGACTCCCCCGCTGATCAGCGACGCTGCCATGGTGGAGTTGATCGACAGCGTTGTTTCAGAAACGCTCGGTCAAGACCGCTTAGTCTATCTCGAAAATCCATCACTAGGTTCTGAAGATTTTTCGTTTTACGCGGAACAGGTGCCAGGCGTTCTCTTCCGATTAGGCACACATAATAAAAAACCAGAATCAAAACTTTCGCTGCATAATGCTGGCGTGGTTTTTGATGAAAATGCGCTCACAACCGGGGTTTCTGTCATGTGTGAAGCTGCCGTTCGTTTCCTAAGCCCCCAAACCACATCCAAACAAACACTTACTGGAAAGGTTTGA
- the pssA gene encoding CDP-diacylglycerol--serine O-phosphatidyltransferase, giving the protein MKKHIPNLLTLGNLFCGFLSIGYAAHGDFRNAAMLIFIAMMLDAVDGRAARILGVSGTLGKELDSLADVVSFGVAPAFIAANSYFAGLGMWGYVLAGLFPLFGAYRLARFNITDSEESMKYFKGIPIPPAGGIVVFLVFFVKMIPLWIFVLIFYGVALMMVSTIKIPSLKDIPLPRYGTIITLFLFYMFYLLAKNKFESVPIFFYVALITYFLFISVRFIKVKEIKIIRRKRKPRNKRRRF; this is encoded by the coding sequence ATGAAAAAACATATTCCGAATTTATTAACTTTAGGGAACTTATTTTGTGGTTTTCTTTCAATAGGATATGCTGCCCATGGCGATTTTCGAAATGCTGCAATGCTTATCTTTATTGCAATGATGCTCGATGCTGTAGATGGTAGAGCAGCACGAATTTTAGGCGTTTCCGGGACACTCGGGAAAGAGCTCGATTCACTGGCTGACGTTGTATCTTTCGGGGTCGCTCCTGCGTTTATCGCAGCTAACTCTTATTTTGCCGGATTAGGCATGTGGGGTTATGTTCTCGCTGGACTATTCCCGCTATTCGGAGCTTACCGGCTTGCCCGATTTAATATTACCGACTCCGAAGAATCCATGAAATACTTCAAAGGCATTCCGATCCCGCCGGCTGGTGGAATCGTAGTCTTTCTAGTCTTTTTTGTAAAAATGATTCCGCTATGGATCTTCGTTCTTATCTTTTACGGAGTAGCATTAATGATGGTCAGCACCATCAAAATTCCAAGTTTAAAGGACATTCCGCTGCCTAGATACGGAACAATCATCACGCTGTTTTTATTCTATATGTTTTATCTGCTAGCCAAGAACAAGTTCGAAAGTGTACCAATTTTCTTTTATGTCGCACTCATCACCTACTTTTTATTCATTAGCGTAAGGTTCATTAAAGTAAAAGAAATCAAGATCATCAGAAGAAAACGAAAGCCTCGAAACAAGAGAAGACGTTTTTAA
- a CDS encoding sensor histidine kinase, which translates to MHRTIQELCSQYTTLTRSDIDIIIEKSKSLQLTADLTQANLFIDCPANDGKHAIVVAEAKPANVPSLYSKSVVGKYAYASFEPAVAFTHKTGKPMKRMRAITQEAKYVKQSVVPIKNGHGETIGSLIMEEDVSEQVHHENKVKALSETNEQLSQTLIGLTEQDSIISNMIQESLLLLDSKGRILYYNSCAGCLIKELDGKTDILGTFIHDRLPFITGIYEKSESILQQEVNVGKKVLEVKQIILVNQRQITGILVVIRDLTELREKERQLMVKSAVIQEIHHRVKNNLQTVSSLLRLQMKRGGGPESIQQSLNRISSIAAVHEELLESSKIDEVEIKQLIERIGQMSIQSRMCADAEVSIEFHGEEMYLKSDVAVSLALTINELIQNCLKHAFKYRNHGNILIHFSDAQDHFEVSVEDNGIGYSSSNQSSLGLDIVNTIVCHDLAGTFTIEKTKSGTKAVITFPLKEVEAV; encoded by the coding sequence ATGCACCGTACCATTCAAGAACTCTGTAGCCAATACACCACCTTAACCCGTTCAGACATTGACATCATTATCGAAAAATCAAAGTCCCTTCAACTCACTGCCGATCTAACCCAAGCAAACCTATTTATCGATTGTCCAGCAAACGACGGCAAGCACGCCATCGTCGTTGCTGAAGCAAAGCCTGCCAATGTTCCTTCTCTTTACTCAAAATCTGTTGTCGGAAAGTACGCCTATGCGTCCTTTGAGCCTGCCGTCGCTTTTACCCATAAAACCGGCAAGCCGATGAAACGCATGCGTGCCATCACGCAAGAAGCGAAATACGTGAAACAAAGTGTTGTTCCTATTAAAAATGGACACGGTGAAACGATCGGTTCACTCATCATGGAAGAAGACGTGAGCGAACAAGTCCATCACGAAAATAAAGTAAAAGCTCTTTCAGAAACGAACGAACAGCTAAGCCAAACCTTAATCGGACTTACTGAGCAAGACTCCATCATCTCTAACATGATTCAGGAATCTCTCCTGCTTCTCGATTCAAAAGGCAGAATTTTGTATTACAACTCATGTGCAGGTTGTCTGATTAAAGAGCTGGATGGCAAAACCGATATCCTTGGAACGTTTATCCACGACCGCCTCCCTTTTATCACGGGAATCTATGAAAAAAGTGAAAGCATTCTACAGCAAGAAGTAAATGTCGGAAAAAAAGTGCTCGAAGTGAAGCAGATCATACTCGTTAACCAACGGCAAATCACAGGGATCCTCGTCGTGATCAGGGATCTTACGGAGCTCCGGGAAAAAGAACGCCAGCTCATGGTGAAGTCAGCGGTCATCCAGGAAATTCATCATCGTGTAAAAAACAACCTGCAAACTGTATCCAGCCTTCTGCGGCTGCAAATGAAACGCGGAGGCGGTCCGGAAAGTATTCAGCAAAGTCTAAACCGAATCTCCAGCATAGCGGCCGTTCATGAAGAGCTGCTCGAAAGTTCCAAGATTGATGAAGTCGAGATTAAGCAGTTAATTGAACGCATTGGACAGATGTCTATCCAGAGCAGGATGTGTGCAGATGCAGAAGTGTCTATCGAGTTTCACGGTGAAGAGATGTATTTAAAATCAGATGTTGCCGTTTCTCTTGCGCTTACCATCAACGAGCTTATTCAGAACTGTTTGAAGCATGCATTTAAATACAGGAACCACGGAAACATTCTTATTCATTTTTCTGATGCTCAGGATCATTTTGAGGTCTCGGTTGAGGATAACGGCATCGGCTATTCTTCCTCTAATCAATCCTCGTTAGGACTCGATATTGTGAACACGATTGTGTGTCATGACTTAGCAGGAACGTTTACTATTGAAAAAACAAAGAGCGGTACAAAAGCGGTTATCACTTTTCCATTAAAAGAGGTGGAAGCAGTTTGA
- a CDS encoding NAD-dependent succinate-semialdehyde dehydrogenase — protein MEKTTLNYLWINGEKISTSETIDVINPATGEVIDQVPNGCEKETKLAINAAYEAFKPWKKLTPGKREAYLVKWADNLLENRDELAAILTEEQGKPISESRGEIEGCATFIRWYAEEGKRVYGEVITGSSENQRISVIKQPVGVCGLITPWNFPGAMVARKTAPALAAGCTVVVKPASETPRIAIAIFEQLMKTGIPAGVANLVTGKASVIGETLLEDRRVKKISFTGSTEIGKQLMKRAADQVKRISLELGGNAPAIVFPDANLDLAAEKIVDNKFENCGQMCNGINVIYAHEEIKEKLTEKIVNLVKELKVGSGSVPGSDPGTDPIQIGPLVNEAALKNVEELLQDAKEKGATVETGGERTGDSTGYFFQPTVLSDVTLDMKLTQDEIFGPVAPILSFQREQEVVEFTEKSPYGLAAYFFTRDVNRVYRMAEELDSGMIGVNGTSLSVPQAPFGGIKESGIGREGGFYGLEEFLELKYISLTLENEEGGY, from the coding sequence ATGGAAAAAACGACACTGAATTACCTATGGATTAACGGTGAGAAAATCAGTACATCTGAGACTATCGATGTTATCAACCCGGCGACTGGTGAAGTGATCGACCAAGTGCCTAATGGTTGTGAAAAAGAAACAAAGCTTGCGATCAACGCTGCCTATGAAGCTTTTAAACCGTGGAAGAAGCTCACCCCCGGAAAACGGGAGGCTTACCTAGTAAAGTGGGCTGATAATTTACTAGAAAACCGTGATGAACTGGCTGCTATTTTAACGGAAGAACAAGGAAAGCCAATAAGTGAATCGCGAGGTGAAATTGAAGGATGTGCAACGTTCATCAGATGGTACGCCGAGGAAGGAAAACGGGTTTACGGCGAAGTGATCACGGGCTCCAGCGAAAACCAGCGCATCTCGGTCATCAAACAGCCGGTTGGAGTATGCGGGCTGATCACACCGTGGAACTTCCCTGGCGCGATGGTGGCACGGAAAACCGCTCCTGCTCTTGCGGCTGGCTGTACGGTCGTTGTGAAACCTGCGAGTGAAACGCCGAGAATTGCCATCGCAATCTTTGAACAGCTCATGAAAACCGGTATCCCAGCAGGGGTCGCGAATCTTGTAACCGGGAAAGCATCTGTTATTGGTGAGACGCTATTAGAAGATAGACGGGTGAAGAAGATTTCGTTTACTGGTTCAACCGAAATCGGAAAGCAACTCATGAAGCGAGCAGCCGATCAAGTGAAACGTATTTCGCTGGAGCTTGGGGGAAATGCACCAGCGATCGTCTTCCCTGACGCGAATCTTGACCTCGCTGCTGAGAAAATCGTCGACAATAAGTTCGAAAACTGCGGACAGATGTGCAACGGGATAAACGTCATTTATGCCCATGAAGAAATCAAGGAAAAGCTCACTGAAAAAATCGTAAATCTAGTAAAAGAGCTAAAAGTAGGCTCGGGGTCTGTCCCGGGGTCAGACCCCGGGACAGACCCCATACAAATTGGACCTTTAGTCAACGAAGCAGCACTCAAAAACGTCGAAGAATTGCTTCAAGATGCTAAAGAAAAAGGTGCAACAGTGGAAACTGGCGGCGAGCGAACCGGTGACTCCACCGGCTACTTCTTTCAGCCAACTGTACTCAGCGATGTCACACTCGATATGAAACTGACACAAGATGAAATTTTCGGTCCGGTCGCTCCTATCCTCTCTTTCCAAAGAGAACAGGAGGTTGTGGAATTCACCGAGAAAAGCCCTTACGGATTGGCAGCTTACTTCTTCACCCGTGATGTAAACCGCGTCTACCGCATGGCTGAAGAACTCGACTCAGGCATGATCGGCGTAAATGGAACATCGCTGAGTGTCCCTCAAGCTCCGTTTGGCGGAATTAAAGAAAGCGGCATCGGCCGTGAAGGCGGATTTTACGGATTAGAAGAGTTTCTCGAACTGAAATACATCTCACTCACGCTCGAAAATGAAGAAGGAGGTTATTAA